The Fimbriimonas ginsengisoli Gsoil 348 genome window below encodes:
- a CDS encoding sulfite exporter TauE/SafE family protein produces the protein MEWVLLAVTGLVAGVLGGMFGIGGGVVIVPMLMYVLHYSQTKAQGTSLAVLLPPIGILGVMNYWKAGQIDIRQALIIALGFILGGYFGSKASLTFDPVLLRKAFALLLIGIAVQMWFGKE, from the coding sequence ATGGAATGGGTTCTTCTCGCCGTGACCGGTTTGGTCGCGGGAGTGCTCGGGGGGATGTTCGGAATCGGCGGGGGCGTGGTGATCGTTCCGATGCTGATGTACGTCCTTCACTACTCCCAAACAAAAGCTCAGGGGACCTCTCTTGCGGTGCTGCTCCCCCCGATCGGCATCTTAGGGGTGATGAACTACTGGAAAGCCGGCCAGATCGACATCCGCCAGGCGCTCATCATCGCCCTCGGCTTCATCCTCGGCGGCTACTTCGGCTCCAAAGCCTCCCTAACCTTCGATCCCGTCCTCCTCCGAAAAGCCTTCGCCCTCCTCCTCATCGGCATCGCGGTTCAGATGTGGTTTGGGAAAGAGTGA
- the recA gene encoding recombinase RecA has product MRKTAATPEKNIPGLEPTGDRQRALDSALSQVERAFGKGAVMRMGDSARDPVEAIPTGSLTLDMALGIGGLPRGRITEIYGPESGGKTTLALHVVAETQKLGGLALYVDAEHALDTEYARTLGVDVDKLYISQPSNGEEGLEIADAMIRSGALDIVVIDSVAALVPKAEIEGEMGDSHVGIQARMMSQALRKLGGSLNKSKTAAIFINQLREKIGVMYGNPETTPGGRALKFWASVRLEVRKGDAIKVGTDQIGSRTKVKVVKNKVAPPFKTAEFDMIFGRGISRAGDVLDNAVLRNIVGKSGTYFNYGDTRLGQGRDNARSYLEEHPEILEELDRKVRDQFKAERIKAPKEPVSVDDPADLDEE; this is encoded by the coding sequence GTGAGAAAAACGGCAGCAACTCCCGAAAAGAATATCCCCGGTTTAGAGCCAACGGGCGACCGCCAGCGGGCCTTAGACTCGGCTCTGAGCCAGGTGGAACGGGCGTTTGGAAAGGGCGCGGTTATGCGCATGGGAGACAGTGCGCGGGACCCGGTAGAGGCAATCCCGACCGGCTCCCTGACCCTGGATATGGCGCTCGGCATCGGCGGGTTGCCCCGGGGGCGCATCACCGAGATCTACGGCCCGGAATCGGGCGGAAAGACCACCCTCGCCCTTCACGTCGTGGCCGAAACCCAGAAGCTGGGCGGTTTGGCGCTGTACGTCGATGCCGAGCACGCGCTCGACACCGAGTACGCCCGGACCTTGGGTGTCGACGTCGACAAGCTCTACATCTCTCAACCCAGTAACGGCGAAGAAGGGCTGGAAATCGCGGACGCGATGATCCGGTCCGGCGCGCTCGATATCGTCGTGATCGACTCCGTGGCCGCCCTCGTCCCCAAGGCGGAAATCGAGGGGGAGATGGGCGACAGCCACGTCGGCATCCAAGCCCGCATGATGAGCCAGGCGCTTCGTAAGCTTGGCGGCAGCCTCAACAAGTCCAAGACGGCGGCGATCTTCATTAACCAACTCCGCGAGAAGATCGGCGTCATGTACGGCAACCCGGAGACGACCCCGGGCGGCCGCGCGCTCAAGTTCTGGGCCAGCGTCCGGCTGGAAGTTCGAAAGGGAGACGCCATCAAGGTCGGCACCGACCAGATCGGCTCTCGAACCAAGGTCAAGGTCGTCAAGAATAAGGTCGCCCCGCCCTTCAAGACCGCCGAATTCGACATGATTTTCGGTCGCGGCATCAGCCGGGCCGGTGACGTCCTCGACAACGCGGTCCTCCGCAACATCGTCGGCAAGAGCGGAACCTACTTCAACTACGGCGACACCCGTCTCGGTCAGGGCCGGGACAACGCCCGCTCCTACCTCGAGGAGCACCCGGAGATCCTTGAAGAGCTGGACCGTAAGGTGCGCGACCAGTTCAAAGCCGAGCGCATCAAAGCGCCCAAAGAACCCGTAAGCGTCGACGATCCAGCCGACCTCGACGAAGAATAA
- a CDS encoding M42 family metallopeptidase, protein MALFEISTDYLKRTLVDLLNTPSPTGDTEYAISFVQGELESMGVPTERTTKGALLAHIEGLRSDQPRALTAHVDTLGAMVKEIKPNGRLRLTALNGLMWPTVESESLWIATRSGRQVRGSLVLENGAAHVNREAATSPRTEESLEVRLDERTSRAEETRMLGIEVGDFVYFDPRVEVSEAGFVRSRFLDDKACVAAALAAVKAIVDGGVTPAQQTTLLISNYEEVGHGGRDGLPDDIVELVVLDMACIGKGLQGDEFHCSLCVKDSSGPYSKNLSDKLRNLAERRGIDLKADVYPFYGSDGSFYWRSGGRAEVALIGPGVDTSHGYERTHSEALVDTARLIAEYLVEE, encoded by the coding sequence ATGGCGCTCTTCGAGATCTCGACCGACTACCTTAAGCGCACTCTGGTCGATCTGCTCAACACTCCTAGCCCCACGGGTGACACCGAGTATGCGATCAGCTTCGTGCAGGGCGAGCTCGAGAGCATGGGGGTTCCGACGGAGCGCACGACCAAAGGGGCGCTGCTCGCTCACATCGAAGGGCTTCGGTCCGACCAGCCCCGTGCTTTGACCGCCCATGTCGACACGCTCGGCGCCATGGTCAAGGAGATCAAACCCAACGGGCGGCTTCGCCTCACCGCGCTGAATGGTCTGATGTGGCCCACGGTGGAGAGCGAGTCGCTCTGGATAGCTACCCGTTCCGGCCGGCAGGTGCGAGGCTCGCTCGTGTTGGAGAACGGCGCCGCCCATGTTAACCGGGAAGCCGCCACGTCTCCGCGCACGGAGGAGAGCCTGGAGGTTCGGCTAGACGAGCGCACGAGCCGGGCCGAGGAAACCCGGATGTTGGGTATCGAAGTTGGGGACTTCGTTTACTTCGACCCGCGGGTGGAAGTTAGCGAAGCGGGCTTTGTCCGCTCCCGATTCCTCGACGACAAGGCGTGTGTTGCCGCCGCCCTCGCCGCAGTGAAGGCGATCGTCGATGGCGGCGTGACTCCGGCCCAGCAAACGACGCTGCTGATTTCGAACTACGAAGAGGTGGGGCACGGTGGCCGCGACGGCCTTCCGGACGATATCGTGGAGCTCGTCGTGTTGGACATGGCATGCATCGGCAAAGGGCTTCAGGGAGACGAATTCCACTGCTCGCTCTGCGTCAAGGACAGCAGCGGGCCGTACAGCAAGAACCTCAGCGACAAGCTGCGCAACCTTGCGGAGCGACGTGGGATCGATCTCAAGGCCGACGTCTACCCGTTCTACGGGTCCGACGGTTCGTTCTACTGGCGCAGCGGCGGCCGCGCCGAAGTCGCCCTCATCGGCCCGGGAGTGGACACGAGCCACGGATATGAGCGAACGCACTCGGAGGCGTTGGTCGACACGGCACGGCTGATCGCCGAGTATCTCGTGGAAGAGTAG
- a CDS encoding carbohydrate binding domain-containing protein — MLLPLFCAFAGLLAPRQGGEALIHQTFANGEEGWAVVQAQGKGGKVSVSHEVKRGDAPGSLKLDYSIAPGEITVASLPVADEALKSMRSMRFWVRADHNGAVVFTVQEKDGGRYNAMFFAPKDAWQQVELSMSDFTLSTDPGAPADPDGKLDPEKINSIAFTDLEQLLAQNAQVATGLGIVKGDHSLYLSEFEASTGALPDAFAAKPGEYRLDTFSRPQCSWVGIGGGAFSQISGDPLGEKGIKVDYHVGPTHLMGALKFIQRKALVGTKYLNLHLASAKACTLILQVEEEGGGKYNTVIELPGGSTAKDQLFAFSDLKASEDSHDTNGKLDLDQVKQIILIDVSGFVKTAEQDNTVWIGSIVAKK; from the coding sequence ATGCTTCTCCCACTCTTTTGCGCGTTCGCCGGATTGCTAGCCCCACGCCAGGGCGGCGAGGCACTGATTCACCAGACTTTCGCTAACGGCGAAGAAGGGTGGGCGGTCGTTCAGGCCCAAGGAAAGGGAGGCAAGGTTTCGGTTTCGCATGAAGTGAAGCGAGGCGATGCCCCCGGCTCGCTTAAGCTGGATTACAGCATCGCCCCCGGAGAGATCACCGTCGCCTCGCTACCCGTTGCCGACGAAGCGCTGAAGTCGATGCGGTCGATGCGGTTTTGGGTTCGCGCCGATCATAACGGAGCCGTCGTCTTCACCGTCCAAGAAAAGGATGGCGGCCGGTATAACGCCATGTTCTTCGCCCCGAAAGACGCTTGGCAGCAGGTCGAGCTCTCGATGAGCGACTTTACGCTCTCCACCGATCCGGGAGCGCCCGCCGACCCTGACGGAAAGCTCGACCCCGAAAAGATCAATTCGATCGCTTTCACGGACCTCGAGCAGTTGCTCGCCCAGAATGCGCAGGTGGCCACTGGGCTCGGGATCGTCAAAGGTGACCACTCGCTTTACCTCTCCGAATTCGAGGCCTCCACCGGAGCCTTGCCGGACGCGTTTGCGGCTAAACCCGGGGAGTACCGTCTCGACACCTTCAGTCGGCCGCAATGCTCGTGGGTAGGGATCGGAGGCGGCGCCTTCTCGCAAATCTCGGGTGATCCCCTCGGCGAGAAGGGAATCAAGGTCGACTACCACGTCGGCCCCACCCACCTAATGGGCGCCCTCAAGTTCATCCAGCGAAAGGCGTTGGTGGGGACGAAATACCTCAACCTGCACCTCGCTTCGGCCAAAGCCTGCACGCTGATCCTTCAGGTGGAGGAAGAGGGAGGCGGCAAATACAACACCGTGATCGAGCTGCCGGGAGGCTCAACCGCGAAGGACCAACTGTTCGCCTTCTCCGACTTAAAGGCGAGCGAAGATTCCCACGACACCAACGGCAAACTCGACCTGGATCAGGTGAAGCAAATCATCCTCATCGACGTCTCCGGCTTCGTCAAGACCGCGGAACAAGACAACACCGTCTGGATCGGCTCCATCGTGGCGAAAAAGTAG
- a CDS encoding response regulator transcription factor, translating to MRVALCSKEGLFGEALASLLDHQGSFQVVATEQSPKDLINAAKEYRAQVMVVDSFELDRNELQFLMGARAFGDFGIVLIVGEEEKAEFVEVPVDRIVSRATGAPELFAALEELGGSVRLTSRPFVREVRRTYGNGNDLTRREYEVAQLVAKGMSNRKISQVTGLREQSIKNLVSVVMRKLHCENRVQVALKLTRAGAMDVSEE from the coding sequence ATGCGCGTTGCCCTATGCAGCAAAGAAGGGCTTTTCGGAGAGGCGTTGGCGAGCTTGCTCGACCACCAGGGAAGCTTCCAGGTCGTGGCGACCGAGCAGAGCCCCAAGGACCTGATCAATGCGGCCAAGGAATATCGAGCCCAGGTTATGGTCGTCGACTCCTTCGAGCTCGACCGCAATGAGCTGCAGTTTCTGATGGGGGCGCGGGCATTCGGCGACTTCGGAATCGTTCTCATCGTCGGCGAGGAGGAGAAGGCCGAGTTCGTGGAAGTTCCGGTCGACCGCATCGTCAGCCGCGCAACCGGCGCGCCAGAACTCTTCGCCGCTCTCGAGGAGCTAGGTGGTTCCGTCCGCCTCACCAGCCGCCCGTTCGTCCGGGAAGTACGCCGCACCTACGGCAACGGCAACGATCTGACGAGGCGCGAGTACGAAGTTGCTCAGCTCGTCGCCAAGGGGATGAGCAACCGCAAGATTTCCCAGGTCACCGGCCTGCGCGAGCAGAGCATTAAGAACCTGGTGAGCGTGGTGATGCGCAAGCTGCACTGCGAGAACCGCGTTCAGGTCGCCCTGAAGCTCACCCGAGCCGGCGCGATGGACGTTTCCGAAGAGTAG
- a CDS encoding helix-turn-helix domain-containing protein, whose product MKPETTRHYHQLLADLIEHVLRCRQGPIRVPELAEFAGFSRFHLTRLFRQVTEETLEDFLRRIRLERAAYALHHSEALVFEISSECGYRSPEAFSRAFRSAFGVLPTEFRRLTEMSWMLPSPSDLHWNQHWADEDVQFVETDIRYIPVRVAAVWRVVGNYARLADGWQRFQEQFGDRIPVDATFITVYLDNMWTHPTAGTMRADIGWILNPGAEPPPGMRRFEIHAGPYAVTRRYLARTERNDAWSYLCGRFSQEPAVRRSLVSYDEYRAWPLPFGEVETRILIGLPK is encoded by the coding sequence ATGAAGCCGGAGACGACCCGCCACTACCATCAACTCCTGGCCGATCTGATCGAGCATGTGCTTAGATGCCGCCAAGGACCGATCCGCGTGCCGGAGCTGGCCGAATTCGCAGGCTTCTCGCGTTTTCACCTAACGCGGCTGTTCCGCCAGGTGACCGAAGAGACGCTGGAGGATTTTCTCCGCCGCATCCGCCTGGAGCGAGCCGCTTACGCGCTTCACCACTCGGAAGCGCTTGTCTTTGAAATTTCCTCTGAATGCGGCTATCGGAGCCCGGAAGCGTTCTCGCGCGCCTTCCGTTCCGCTTTCGGCGTTCTTCCCACCGAATTTCGGCGACTGACGGAAATGAGCTGGATGCTCCCTTCCCCCTCCGACCTCCACTGGAACCAGCACTGGGCCGACGAAGACGTACAGTTTGTCGAAACCGACATCCGATACATCCCGGTCCGAGTGGCGGCGGTCTGGCGAGTCGTAGGCAACTACGCGCGGCTCGCCGACGGCTGGCAACGATTTCAAGAACAGTTCGGGGATAGGATTCCGGTCGATGCGACCTTTATCACGGTCTACCTCGACAATATGTGGACCCATCCAACCGCCGGCACCATGCGAGCGGACATCGGTTGGATCTTGAATCCCGGAGCTGAGCCGCCACCCGGAATGCGGCGGTTCGAGATCCACGCCGGACCTTACGCGGTGACTCGGCGGTACCTAGCCAGAACCGAGCGGAACGACGCCTGGAGTTACCTTTGCGGGCGGTTCAGCCAAGAACCGGCGGTACGCCGTTCGCTCGTTTCGTACGACGAATATCGGGCATGGCCCCTCCCTTTCGGCGAGGTCGAGACCCGAATTCTGATCGGACTGCCGAAATAG
- a CDS encoding class I SAM-dependent methyltransferase, protein MDPRELGLAQARPIQDAANLPISELELRIQELPPPDQVVRIADLGAVAEAAAKFLVERGREVIMCPFTFSSQPSEPMRLWEPNPLLARYVDAAQAGNAIDLACGTGRDAIFLASAGWRVTAVDVLEDALERGKLSASRLLGDAASRIEWICADVSTVAIPKVDLATIFFFLDRDLVRRAVTALRPGGTLLLETFTPTHRAAKGKPRNPGLVLSTSDAQDLVGHTSSLEIEEGWHGDRHTIRVSAKI, encoded by the coding sequence TTGGATCCGCGCGAGCTGGGGTTGGCGCAAGCCCGTCCGATCCAGGACGCGGCGAACCTGCCAATCTCGGAGCTCGAGCTCAGAATTCAAGAACTCCCTCCTCCGGACCAAGTCGTGCGAATCGCGGACCTTGGCGCGGTGGCCGAAGCCGCGGCCAAGTTCTTAGTTGAACGAGGGCGCGAGGTAATAATGTGCCCGTTCACGTTTAGCTCCCAGCCTTCGGAGCCGATGAGGCTGTGGGAGCCGAATCCGCTTCTGGCCCGGTACGTCGACGCAGCGCAAGCTGGCAATGCCATCGACCTCGCCTGCGGCACCGGCAGGGATGCCATTTTTCTCGCCTCGGCTGGGTGGCGTGTTACGGCCGTCGACGTTTTGGAGGACGCGCTGGAACGGGGAAAGCTGAGCGCATCCCGTCTGTTGGGAGATGCGGCCTCACGAATCGAGTGGATCTGCGCGGACGTGTCGACGGTGGCGATTCCAAAGGTGGATTTAGCGACGATCTTCTTCTTCCTGGATCGGGATCTTGTGCGCCGCGCGGTCACCGCCCTTCGGCCTGGCGGGACCCTGCTCTTGGAAACGTTCACTCCAACCCACCGGGCCGCCAAGGGTAAGCCGAGGAATCCGGGTCTCGTGCTGTCAACGAGCGACGCCCAGGATCTTGTTGGTCACACGAGCAGCCTCGAGATCGAGGAGGGGTGGCACGGCGATCGGCATACGATACGCGTATCGGCCAAAATATGA
- a CDS encoding FtsX-like permease family protein has translation MSLSRFLVILVALGTTALAYAQTTPDAVRGVYREILGQVKAERLRRDYERIAAFGSRMAGSPAEAKTFDLVQGELTNLGARNPRRHKYNITVPDPSAAATLTLGGKAIKLFPLWPNLVRTSTCDVAGPLLYGGDGSLESLRGLEVRDTIVVLEMGVGATWKNAAKLGAKAAIFVQPDDLPRANAETKYSGIPLDFPRFYLPLRDAGPVLAAAEHKERASLSCRQDWVVRTGQNLLMDLPGTDPAGTKEPIELVAYADAMSVIPGIAPGAEAISGPAVLMEAARIWSARPHRRPLRLTLLSGHGFALQGIRQHVESMLTGKEPAPYFSLTLDISSGSRAVGSYARAWFYDYHNEPVDPVRQISRTLRAHADLLAQIQNVAPSRMVLTDAANDGDGRTWKNNVPGKFSLECEPLLGAGFNALTFFTVEDSREHVDTPFDTLDRVNMANVRRQTVTVVAMLHHLLNDTSDDSSTSDYRIPLDRPHPSTMSLVGGFGTIAGQVVKYDPTKSFVPDTPVPDTLVVDLPRQKTTMGVRNEMIEKVGTDAKFSIIGHLPVTGYWDGDGISHIVRMQAYHLDPPTGQIDYAASWGTYGDDTYPIFFPLKTSYHESPLVVFKGVPVDLYDMVDPQSMQALTFAYIIDAETGSHPQDYGQYEEDFDNRLNPEVEDSHSIFLKPGVKYQLLAGGGPTDLRMILTNSRPGDDKGTGYETPPTGSRFYHLPLSVAKDIAGINATRIARFQKYRILSQGVLDLHKHAEDEIAAAEAALKEKDWPEADRHARAAWGYALRAHPVIQSTSNDVVNGVIFYLFLLIPFSYFMERLLVGHQLLMKQLGWSVGIFVGAFFLLRLIHPAFEIVSNPAMIFIGFVMGTLSLVVVSFILGKFETSLKAIRQAQSGVHEVDIKRSSVAMAAFNLGVSNMRRRKARTVLTTLTLVVMTFIVLSFMSIVSELQLNELPSNTQARYSGMLLRNPGLEPMQLATYRQLQNEFTGRGTVVRRAAYYGADLGETGVLTLQRAERVAEVRCLLGLDPDESKVLRPQDALLPGGRWFRPGESDVVILPAPLADQLKVEPNEVGKAKVSFAGVAYTVIGIADPGLLRSMIDLDGDGMMPADFSLSDKAQKESSSSTQAFRSYIRLDPATVFILPTETALGLGSDIRTIAVQFDRPAETRKALDGLMPRLRMNLYASVPNKTGEGLDVRQFSVLQGSKGTGMGLILIQLAIASIFVLNTMVASVYERTREIGIFSSIGLAPNHISMLFFAESLVYGVLGAVIGYFVAQASAKVIVATGSLPGLTLNFSSTSAVMSAGIVMGVVILSTIYPARKAAQIAAPARNDDVFQSEPDGDTWRLPLPFSIGEAEAGPLVHFLSEWLKAYEEYTIGDFVTSGTVFEVLSGDRLSYAVEATAWLAPYDLGISQKLRLVASPADVYGIYNLDLTLTRLAGDPENWPIVNQRFLANLRRQFLTWRTLKKEERARYDVEPPKPEAQPI, from the coding sequence ATGAGCCTTTCCCGATTTCTCGTAATTCTGGTCGCCTTGGGCACCACCGCGCTCGCTTACGCCCAGACGACGCCGGATGCGGTACGAGGCGTTTACCGTGAAATCCTCGGCCAGGTGAAGGCCGAGCGGCTCCGGAGAGACTACGAACGGATCGCCGCCTTCGGATCGCGGATGGCCGGCTCGCCCGCCGAGGCGAAGACTTTCGACCTCGTTCAAGGCGAGCTGACCAACCTTGGGGCTAGGAATCCAAGGCGGCACAAGTACAACATCACGGTGCCGGATCCCTCCGCCGCCGCCACTCTCACTCTGGGCGGCAAGGCAATCAAGCTTTTTCCCCTCTGGCCGAACCTTGTGCGTACCTCGACCTGCGACGTTGCCGGGCCGCTTCTCTACGGCGGCGATGGCTCCCTGGAGTCGCTTCGGGGGCTCGAAGTACGCGACACGATCGTCGTGCTCGAGATGGGAGTGGGAGCAACATGGAAAAATGCTGCGAAGCTTGGGGCGAAGGCCGCCATTTTCGTCCAGCCGGACGACCTCCCCCGCGCCAACGCGGAAACTAAGTACAGCGGCATTCCGCTCGATTTTCCCCGCTTTTACCTTCCTTTGCGGGACGCGGGGCCGGTTTTAGCTGCCGCCGAACATAAGGAGCGCGCGAGCTTATCCTGTCGGCAGGACTGGGTCGTCCGCACGGGCCAGAACCTGCTCATGGACCTCCCGGGTACCGATCCCGCGGGGACTAAAGAGCCGATCGAGCTGGTCGCCTACGCCGATGCGATGAGCGTCATCCCCGGCATCGCGCCCGGAGCCGAAGCGATCAGCGGGCCGGCCGTCCTTATGGAAGCGGCCCGAATCTGGTCGGCGCGACCCCACCGCCGCCCCCTGCGTCTGACGTTGCTGAGTGGCCACGGCTTCGCGCTCCAAGGGATCCGCCAACACGTCGAATCGATGTTGACGGGGAAGGAGCCAGCCCCCTACTTCTCCCTAACCCTCGACATCAGCTCGGGAAGCCGGGCGGTGGGAAGCTATGCCCGGGCATGGTTTTATGATTATCACAACGAGCCGGTAGACCCGGTTCGCCAGATTTCCCGCACTCTGCGAGCCCACGCCGACCTCCTCGCCCAGATTCAGAACGTTGCCCCTTCGCGAATGGTGCTGACCGATGCCGCGAACGACGGCGACGGCAGGACTTGGAAGAACAATGTCCCGGGAAAGTTTTCGCTCGAATGCGAGCCGCTCCTCGGCGCAGGTTTTAACGCTCTCACGTTCTTCACCGTGGAGGACAGCCGAGAGCACGTCGACACCCCGTTCGACACCCTCGACCGCGTGAACATGGCCAATGTGCGCCGGCAGACGGTGACGGTGGTGGCAATGCTTCACCACCTGTTGAACGATACGTCAGACGATTCCTCGACCTCTGACTACCGGATCCCTCTCGACCGGCCGCATCCCTCCACGATGAGCCTGGTGGGAGGTTTCGGAACGATCGCCGGCCAAGTGGTGAAGTACGACCCGACGAAGAGCTTCGTCCCCGATACCCCCGTTCCCGATACGCTCGTCGTCGATCTTCCGCGGCAGAAAACCACGATGGGTGTCCGGAACGAGATGATCGAGAAGGTTGGCACGGACGCCAAGTTCAGCATCATCGGACACCTGCCGGTCACTGGCTATTGGGATGGCGACGGCATCTCGCACATCGTCCGGATGCAGGCTTACCATCTCGATCCGCCTACCGGGCAGATCGACTACGCGGCTTCTTGGGGGACTTACGGGGACGACACCTATCCGATTTTCTTCCCGCTAAAGACGAGCTACCACGAGTCTCCGCTTGTTGTGTTCAAAGGTGTGCCGGTCGACCTGTACGATATGGTCGATCCGCAAAGCATGCAGGCGCTCACCTTCGCCTACATCATCGATGCGGAAACCGGCAGCCATCCGCAAGACTACGGCCAATACGAAGAAGATTTCGATAACCGGCTGAATCCGGAAGTGGAGGATTCTCACTCTATCTTCCTAAAACCGGGCGTGAAGTACCAGCTTCTCGCGGGTGGCGGTCCCACCGACCTCCGGATGATCCTGACAAATTCTCGCCCTGGGGACGATAAAGGAACGGGATACGAGACGCCGCCAACCGGAAGCCGCTTCTATCACTTGCCGCTGAGCGTGGCGAAAGATATCGCCGGCATCAACGCAACCCGAATCGCCCGGTTTCAGAAGTATAGGATTCTGAGCCAAGGTGTGCTTGATCTACACAAACATGCCGAAGACGAGATCGCCGCGGCCGAAGCCGCGCTCAAGGAAAAAGACTGGCCGGAGGCCGACCGCCACGCCCGAGCCGCTTGGGGCTACGCTCTTCGCGCCCACCCGGTGATCCAGTCGACGAGCAACGATGTCGTGAATGGGGTGATCTTCTACCTGTTCCTCCTCATTCCGTTTAGCTACTTCATGGAGCGGCTCCTGGTGGGGCACCAACTGCTCATGAAACAGCTTGGGTGGTCGGTTGGAATCTTCGTCGGGGCATTCTTTCTCCTTCGGCTGATCCACCCCGCGTTCGAAATCGTGTCGAACCCAGCGATGATCTTTATCGGCTTCGTGATGGGGACGCTGAGCCTTGTGGTGGTCTCCTTCATCCTCGGCAAGTTCGAGACGTCCCTCAAGGCAATCCGGCAAGCTCAGAGCGGAGTTCACGAAGTCGACATCAAGCGCTCCAGTGTGGCGATGGCGGCTTTCAACCTCGGCGTCAGCAACATGCGGCGCCGAAAAGCGCGAACCGTGCTGACGACCCTGACCCTGGTCGTCATGACGTTTATCGTCCTGAGCTTCATGTCGATCGTCTCCGAGCTCCAGCTAAACGAGCTGCCGAGCAATACCCAGGCGCGTTACTCCGGGATGCTCCTCCGCAATCCCGGACTGGAGCCGATGCAGCTCGCCACTTATCGGCAGCTCCAAAACGAATTCACCGGCCGCGGCACCGTCGTTCGCCGCGCCGCCTATTATGGCGCCGACCTGGGGGAAACCGGAGTGCTGACGCTGCAGCGCGCCGAGCGTGTGGCCGAGGTTCGATGTCTGCTTGGCCTGGATCCGGACGAGTCGAAGGTGCTTCGCCCCCAGGATGCCCTCCTCCCCGGAGGGCGCTGGTTCCGCCCGGGCGAGAGTGACGTCGTGATCCTTCCCGCTCCTCTCGCGGACCAATTGAAGGTAGAGCCGAACGAGGTTGGAAAGGCGAAGGTTAGCTTCGCCGGGGTTGCCTACACCGTCATCGGGATCGCCGACCCGGGCTTGCTCCGTTCGATGATCGACCTCGACGGAGACGGGATGATGCCGGCCGACTTTTCGCTCTCCGATAAGGCGCAGAAGGAATCCTCCAGCTCCACTCAGGCGTTCCGAAGCTATATCCGCCTCGACCCCGCTACCGTCTTCATCCTTCCCACGGAAACCGCGCTCGGACTTGGATCCGATATCCGCACGATCGCAGTGCAATTCGATCGCCCCGCCGAGACCCGTAAGGCGCTGGACGGCTTGATGCCGCGCCTTCGCATGAACCTTTATGCTTCGGTACCCAATAAGACCGGGGAGGGGCTTGATGTCCGGCAGTTCTCCGTCCTCCAGGGCTCTAAGGGGACGGGAATGGGGCTCATTCTCATTCAGCTCGCCATCGCCTCCATCTTCGTTCTCAACACGATGGTTGCGAGCGTCTACGAGCGAACCCGCGAGATCGGGATCTTTTCCTCGATCGGCTTGGCCCCGAACCATATTTCGATGTTGTTCTTCGCCGAGTCGCTGGTGTACGGCGTGCTCGGCGCGGTCATCGGATACTTCGTCGCTCAGGCGTCGGCAAAGGTCATCGTGGCAACCGGATCGCTGCCGGGACTTACCCTCAATTTCAGCTCGACTTCCGCCGTCATGTCGGCGGGAATCGTCATGGGAGTCGTTATCCTCAGCACGATCTATCCCGCCCGTAAAGCCGCCCAAATCGCGGCGCCCGCGCGGAACGACGACGTTTTTCAGTCGGAGCCGGACGGAGACACGTGGCGACTCCCCTTGCCGTTCAGTATCGGGGAGGCGGAAGCCGGTCCGTTGGTCCACTTCTTGTCCGAGTGGCTAAAGGCATACGAGGAGTACACGATCGGCGACTTCGTCACCAGCGGCACGGTGTTCGAAGTTCTTTCCGGTGACCGGTTGTCGTATGCGGTGGAGGCGACGGCTTGGCTTGCCCCGTACGATTTGGGCATCTCCCAAAAACTCCGCCTCGTGGCTTCTCCGGCCGACGTCTACGGAATCTACAATCTGGATCTGACGTTGACGAGGCTGGCCGGCGACCCGGAGAACTGGCCGATCGTGAACCAGCGATTCCTGGCGAACCTGCGACGCCAGTTCCTCACTTGGCGCACGCTCAAAAAGGAAGAGCGAGCTCGATACGACGTCGAGCCGCCCAAACCGGAAGCTCAGCCCATCTGA
- a CDS encoding DinB family protein: MQLIYMFKGLELAPAAVQRIVAQVPESAYDSKRDPERFTFREAIAHLADWEPINIDRLRQGVENPGCTVPGYDEGQRAIDLNYAVLDPKQQAEQFAKDRKATLAYLKTLSDEDWAKVYYHSERGRQTVLEQAIAILGHDMYHLEQFTEYL, from the coding sequence ATGCAACTGATCTATATGTTTAAAGGGTTGGAGCTGGCCCCGGCGGCGGTTCAGAGGATCGTGGCGCAGGTACCCGAATCGGCATACGACTCGAAGCGCGATCCGGAGCGATTTACATTTCGAGAGGCGATCGCCCACCTCGCCGATTGGGAGCCGATCAACATCGACCGCTTACGCCAGGGAGTCGAGAACCCCGGCTGCACGGTCCCCGGCTACGACGAAGGGCAACGCGCGATCGACCTGAATTACGCCGTTCTCGATCCGAAACAGCAAGCCGAGCAGTTCGCCAAAGACCGGAAAGCGACCCTCGCCTATCTAAAAACCCTCTCCGACGAAGATTGGGCCAAGGTCTACTACCACTCCGAGCGAGGCCGCCAAACCGTCCTAGAACAAGCCATCGCCATCCTCGGCCACGACATGTACCACTTGGAACAGTTCACGGAATATTTGTAG